Proteins found in one Bremerella volcania genomic segment:
- a CDS encoding tetratricopeptide repeat protein: MTNSRKQQILSLLENDPSDNFLRYGLAMELRKEGSHAEARVEFEKLMRSTPPYVAAWFMCGQMLAEMGEIEDSRTVLREGIEIARQQGDGHAAGEMGELLASLGSLGE, encoded by the coding sequence GTGACAAATTCACGCAAACAGCAGATCCTCAGCTTGTTGGAAAACGACCCCAGTGACAATTTTCTGCGTTACGGTCTGGCGATGGAGCTGCGGAAAGAAGGGAGCCACGCCGAGGCCCGTGTCGAGTTCGAGAAGCTCATGCGCAGCACTCCCCCCTATGTAGCTGCCTGGTTCATGTGTGGCCAGATGCTAGCCGAGATGGGTGAAATCGAGGATTCGCGCACGGTTCTCCGCGAAGGGATCGAGATTGCCCGCCAACAAGGGGATGGGCATGCCGCCGGAGAAATGGGCGAGTTGCTGGCTTCTTTGGGAAGCCTGGGCGAGTAA
- the uvrB gene encoding excinuclease ABC subunit UvrB, with the protein MDFQLASEFKPAGDQPAAIESLTEGIKAGKKHQCLLGVTGSGKTFTMANVIQNLQRPTLVISHNKTLAAQLYSEFKDFFPNNAVHYFVSYYDYYQPEAYIPQRDIYIEKDASINDEIDRLRLASTSALVSRRDVIIVASVSSIYGLGSPDDYKKMMVSVRKGQIVDRDEILSRLVDILYERNDVGFERSKFRVRGDCLEIWPSYEEFAYRIELWGDEVEQLAIINPTTGEIISQQDQLFIYPAKHFVMPEERIEKAVQNIRAELNGRLEELKQAGKLLEAQRLNARTRFDLEMMQEVGFCPGIENYSQPLSGRPKGAPPSTLYDFFPDDFLLFVDESHVTVSQISAMYHGDRSRKMNLVEHGFRLPSALDNRPMKFEEWENVLNQTVFVSATPSSYELEKTSGEVVEQIIRPTGLLDPVVEVCPARGQVPHLLEEIRARVAAGDRTLVTTLTKRLAEDLSHYFNEQGVACKWLHSELDAFERVELLRDLREGKFDVLVGVNLLREGLDLPEVSLVAILDADKEGFLRSETSLIQTIGRSARNVNAKVIMYADKVTAAMQSAIDETARRREIQQAYNEEHGITPETIKKNIRRGIESEAEAHRKANEAVGRNDDSEIITQEYINELQTEMLEAAENLEFERAAAIRDRIAKMEDSIGKKKSEVDVKDGGKGRKRGRRTRSGGKIPRPKKGAS; encoded by the coding sequence GTGGACTTTCAGCTAGCGTCGGAATTTAAGCCCGCCGGAGATCAGCCTGCCGCCATCGAGTCCCTGACTGAGGGCATCAAGGCTGGCAAAAAGCATCAGTGCCTGCTTGGCGTGACCGGTTCCGGGAAGACGTTCACCATGGCGAACGTGATCCAGAATCTGCAGCGTCCGACGCTGGTGATCTCGCACAATAAGACGCTCGCCGCGCAGCTCTACTCCGAATTCAAAGATTTCTTCCCCAACAACGCGGTCCATTACTTCGTCAGCTACTACGACTACTACCAGCCCGAAGCCTACATTCCGCAGCGTGACATCTACATCGAGAAAGACGCTTCGATCAATGACGAGATCGATCGCCTGCGTCTCGCTTCGACCAGCGCCCTTGTCAGCCGCCGTGACGTGATCATCGTGGCGAGCGTGTCGAGCATCTACGGCTTGGGTTCGCCCGACGACTACAAGAAAATGATGGTCAGCGTCCGCAAGGGGCAAATCGTCGATCGCGACGAGATCCTTTCCCGCCTGGTCGACATCCTGTACGAACGAAACGACGTCGGCTTCGAACGCTCGAAGTTCCGCGTCCGCGGCGACTGTTTGGAGATCTGGCCATCGTACGAAGAGTTCGCCTACCGCATCGAACTGTGGGGAGACGAAGTCGAGCAGTTGGCGATCATCAATCCGACCACCGGCGAAATCATCAGCCAGCAAGATCAACTGTTCATCTATCCGGCCAAGCATTTCGTGATGCCGGAAGAGCGGATTGAAAAGGCCGTGCAGAACATTCGCGCCGAACTGAACGGCCGCCTGGAAGAACTGAAGCAGGCGGGCAAGCTGTTGGAAGCCCAGCGGCTGAACGCACGCACCCGTTTCGACCTAGAGATGATGCAGGAAGTCGGCTTCTGTCCCGGGATCGAAAACTATAGCCAGCCACTATCGGGTCGACCCAAGGGGGCTCCGCCGAGCACGCTGTACGACTTCTTCCCCGATGACTTTCTGCTGTTCGTCGATGAATCGCACGTGACGGTCTCGCAGATCTCGGCCATGTACCACGGCGATCGCAGCCGCAAGATGAACCTGGTCGAGCACGGTTTTCGCCTGCCCAGTGCACTCGACAACCGCCCAATGAAGTTCGAGGAATGGGAAAACGTCCTGAACCAGACCGTCTTCGTTTCGGCGACTCCTTCGAGCTACGAACTGGAAAAGACCTCTGGCGAAGTGGTCGAGCAAATCATTCGGCCGACCGGGCTGCTAGACCCGGTCGTGGAAGTTTGCCCGGCTCGTGGTCAGGTACCGCACCTGTTGGAAGAGATCCGGGCCCGCGTGGCAGCCGGTGATCGAACCCTGGTGACGACGCTAACCAAGCGATTAGCCGAAGACCTTTCGCACTACTTCAACGAACAAGGGGTCGCGTGTAAGTGGCTGCACAGCGAACTTGACGCATTCGAGCGGGTCGAACTGCTGCGTGACCTTCGCGAAGGGAAGTTTGACGTCCTGGTCGGGGTGAACCTCTTGCGGGAAGGTCTCGACTTGCCGGAAGTGTCGCTGGTGGCGATTCTGGATGCCGACAAGGAAGGCTTCCTCCGCAGCGAAACGTCCCTCATTCAAACGATCGGTCGATCGGCTCGTAACGTGAACGCCAAGGTGATCATGTACGCGGACAAGGTCACCGCGGCCATGCAAAGTGCCATCGACGAAACGGCCCGTCGTCGTGAAATACAACAGGCCTACAACGAAGAGCACGGCATCACGCCGGAGACGATCAAGAAGAACATCCGCCGTGGTATCGAGTCGGAAGCGGAAGCGCACCGCAAGGCGAATGAAGCGGTCGGCCGCAATGACGACTCCGAGATCATCACGCAGGAATACATCAACGAACTGCAAACCGAAATGCTCGAAGCGGCCGAGAACCTTGAGTTCGAACGGGCCGCCGCCATTCGTGATCGCATTGCCAAGATGGAAGATTCGATCGGCAAGAAGAAGAGCGAAGTCGACGTCAAAGACGGAGGCAAAGGTCGCAAACGCGGCCGCCGTACTCGCAGCGGCGGGAAGATTCCCCGCCCCAAGAAAGGCGCTTCATAG